One part of the Mesorhizobium sp. M4B.F.Ca.ET.058.02.1.1 genome encodes these proteins:
- a CDS encoding phytochelatin synthase family protein has translation MRRSLAFGVIAGIGLLCGAAFLIAGPSAVSPDKIQSSVIRAPELIDRAWKLPVAAAFNADVEWQSNASRCGPASVANMFRSIGEEETTEAEVLAGTGKCWTGFCIIGLTLDEVAEVARSKTKRKVSVLRNLTAEEFLAHMKRANDPGRRYIINFTRERIFGAGAGHFSPIGGYMEAEDMVFVLDVNQRYKPWLIERERLFSAMDTIDSDGDRKRGLLLIE, from the coding sequence ATGAGGCGCAGTCTTGCATTCGGTGTGATTGCCGGTATCGGCCTGCTCTGCGGCGCCGCATTCCTGATTGCAGGTCCGTCGGCAGTCTCGCCGGACAAGATCCAGTCGTCGGTTATCCGCGCTCCCGAATTGATCGACCGTGCCTGGAAGTTGCCCGTGGCCGCTGCTTTCAATGCCGACGTCGAATGGCAATCGAACGCATCAAGGTGCGGTCCGGCAAGCGTGGCAAACATGTTCCGCTCGATCGGCGAAGAAGAGACGACGGAAGCTGAAGTGCTTGCGGGAACGGGAAAGTGCTGGACCGGTTTCTGCATCATCGGGCTGACCCTGGACGAGGTTGCCGAAGTCGCTCGAAGCAAGACCAAGCGGAAAGTATCCGTGCTTCGGAACCTGACTGCCGAGGAGTTCCTCGCGCATATGAAGCGCGCCAACGATCCCGGCCGCCGCTACATCATCAACTTTACGAGGGAGAGGATTTTCGGCGCCGGCGCCGGCCACTTTTCCCCGATCGGAGGATATATGGAGGCCGAGGACATGGTTTTCGTCCTTGACGTCAACCAGCGCTACAAGCCCTGGCTGATCGAGCGCGAACGCCTGTTCTCGGCCATGGACACGATCGATTCCGATGGCGACAGGAAGCGCGGTTTGCTGCTGATCGAGTGA
- a CDS encoding dihydrofolate reductase family protein — protein sequence MKKLILQMQMSVDGFVGAEDDHRWQLWEWGDDSAWDDALKQDFNAVFETIDTILLSRKMAEEGYLTHWGNAATRFPKDRFYAFAQRIVAAQKVVLSDRLKAARWERTSIASGDLPREVNALKAGEGGDIAVFGGAGFASALIAAGLVDEFQLFINPAVLGAGRRIFGQGGFSMLKLIGSKAYASGMVVSRYAPAR from the coding sequence ATGAAGAAACTCATCCTGCAAATGCAGATGTCGGTCGACGGCTTCGTCGGCGCCGAGGACGACCATCGCTGGCAGCTCTGGGAGTGGGGCGACGACAGCGCTTGGGACGATGCGCTGAAGCAGGACTTCAACGCTGTGTTCGAAACCATCGACACCATCTTGCTTAGCCGCAAGATGGCGGAGGAGGGCTATCTCACCCACTGGGGCAACGCCGCGACGAGATTCCCGAAGGACCGCTTCTATGCCTTTGCCCAGCGCATTGTTGCAGCGCAGAAGGTGGTGCTGAGCGACAGGCTGAAGGCCGCGCGATGGGAGCGCACGAGCATCGCAAGCGGCGACCTGCCGCGCGAGGTCAATGCGTTGAAGGCGGGCGAGGGCGGCGACATCGCTGTCTTCGGCGGCGCCGGTTTCGCCTCGGCGCTGATCGCCGCCGGGCTGGTCGACGAATTCCAGCTCTTCATCAATCCGGCTGTGCTGGGTGCCGGCCGCCGCATCTTCGGCCAGGGCGGCTTCTCCATGCTGAAGCTCATTGGTTCGAAAGCCTATGCCAGCGGCATGGTGGTGAGCCGCTACGCGCCGGCGAGGTGA
- a CDS encoding helix-turn-helix domain-containing protein — protein MSTRERSGCPISLSLELFGDRWTLLIIRDLAFAGKKHFREFLQSDEGISSRTLAERLQTLQEEGILTRSDDPTHRLKAIYRLTEAGVDLLPVLATLGAWGSKYRKADDDLARIATELAGGGEPALARIKERLRQENLG, from the coding sequence ATGTCGACCAGGGAACGGTCCGGCTGCCCGATCAGCCTGTCGCTTGAGCTGTTTGGCGATCGCTGGACGCTGCTCATCATCCGCGACCTGGCATTCGCCGGGAAAAAGCATTTTCGCGAATTCCTGCAGTCGGACGAAGGCATCTCGTCGCGAACGCTCGCAGAGCGGCTGCAGACGCTGCAGGAGGAAGGCATCCTCACCCGCAGCGACGACCCGACCCACAGGCTGAAGGCGATCTACCGGCTGACCGAAGCCGGCGTCGACCTTCTGCCGGTACTGGCGACGCTCGGCGCCTGGGGCAGCAAATATCGCAAGGCCGACGATGATCTTGCGCGGATTGCCACTGAGTTGGCCGGCGGCGGCGAGCCGGCTCTGGCGCGGATAAAGGAGAGGCTGCGGCAGGAAAATCTGGGTTAG